Proteins encoded by one window of Streptomyces clavuligerus:
- a CDS encoding TNT domain-containing protein → MNRIRTALAALGVTAGLLTAPAAHAAPQHPAERPPSAAAPSAAPQSKQCTGKFKNDARLGPKWLPNKNLAPVGPLLKGYQRTGALTPAAFLKKYWEGPADTGSWKYPPNDGFAEVNGEVDKEPTKLRPGQRLDRFGSEFGGYLAPAGDAYAERALPPQNLNTRDTAVACDYHVYKVTKPFWVWQGGVAPWFEQPGGGQQIKLDAVFLDPGEGQRLNVKWLLDHGYLAPVAR, encoded by the coding sequence ATGAATCGCATACGCACCGCACTCGCCGCTCTCGGTGTCACGGCAGGGCTGCTGACCGCGCCCGCCGCCCACGCCGCCCCGCAGCACCCGGCCGAGCGGCCCCCGTCGGCCGCCGCCCCGTCCGCCGCGCCCCAGAGCAAGCAGTGCACCGGGAAGTTCAAGAACGACGCCCGCCTCGGCCCCAAGTGGCTGCCGAACAAGAACCTCGCGCCCGTGGGACCCCTGCTCAAGGGGTACCAGCGCACCGGCGCGCTCACCCCGGCCGCCTTCCTGAAGAAGTACTGGGAGGGGCCCGCCGACACCGGAAGCTGGAAGTACCCGCCGAACGACGGCTTCGCCGAGGTCAACGGAGAGGTCGACAAGGAGCCCACCAAGCTGCGGCCGGGGCAGCGGCTGGACCGCTTCGGCTCCGAGTTCGGCGGCTATCTCGCGCCCGCCGGTGACGCGTACGCCGAACGCGCCCTCCCGCCGCAGAACCTCAACACCCGGGACACGGCCGTGGCCTGCGACTACCACGTCTACAAGGTGACGAAGCCGTTCTGGGTGTGGCAGGGCGGCGTCGCCCCCTGGTTCGAGCAGCCCGGCGGCGGTCAGCAGATCAAGCTGGACGCGGTCTTCCTCGACCCCGGCGAGGGGCAGCGGCTCAACGTCAAGTGGCTGCTGGACCACGGCTATCTCGCCCCCGTCGCGCGCTAG
- a CDS encoding FAD-dependent oxidoreductase, with translation MSRYDVIVVGAGVAGSLVAHRLGRRGRRVLVLEAGVDAADPGRGEPDPFTAYLTAPVKGPDAPYRPHPAASWPAMTDLTGTAGPPGFRMTGHLLQNGPLPYGSGYLRVNGGTGNVWTGLAPRMLPEDFDTEPFGYGRRWPIGYDDLEPHYRAAEAELGVAADADEQREHAGLPLPGGYVFPMRPIPASHLDRLFAARLDGRLVTDPVAGDEVALRVVGTPHARNGVPDPRYDGGRGYVPRGRGGRPDPDSRCLGSASCIPHCPTHAKYTPLRTQGRWSPSVTLRDRCVVSRVLVDGTGRATGVEYRAYDGSATVVHADAVVLAAHAVENARLLLLSRLADRSGQVGRNLMDHPVVLTWGLLPEATGAYRGPGSTSGFEGFRTGPARGRRAPFRIEIGNWGWAWARGPAGTDVAEMLGRGLLGDELRRAVTDRVRRQFALQFEIEQSADPANRVTLHPRERDPLGLPRPLVTYDLDTHVRDGIAAAKAVSDQIFALLGAEDRTAYTPDAAWPGRFEHRGRRYGYRGAGHAAGTHIMGDSPATSVVDSWQRCWDHPGLYAVGCGSMPSVATANPTLTMAALALRSADRVEADLADRDRPAALTPDTPGAPA, from the coding sequence GTGAGCCGGTACGACGTGATCGTGGTCGGCGCGGGGGTGGCGGGCTCGCTCGTCGCGCACCGGCTCGGCCGCCGCGGCCGCCGGGTCCTGGTCCTGGAGGCCGGGGTGGACGCCGCCGACCCCGGCCGGGGCGAACCGGACCCGTTCACCGCCTATCTGACCGCGCCGGTCAAGGGCCCCGACGCCCCCTACCGGCCGCACCCCGCCGCCTCCTGGCCCGCGATGACCGACCTCACCGGCACCGCCGGACCCCCCGGCTTCCGGATGACGGGCCATCTGCTCCAGAACGGCCCCCTGCCCTACGGCAGCGGCTATCTGCGGGTCAACGGCGGCACCGGCAACGTCTGGACCGGACTCGCGCCGCGCATGCTGCCCGAGGACTTCGACACCGAGCCCTTCGGCTACGGACGGCGCTGGCCGATCGGCTACGACGACCTCGAACCCCACTACCGCGCGGCCGAGGCGGAACTGGGTGTCGCCGCCGACGCCGACGAACAGCGGGAACACGCCGGACTGCCGCTCCCCGGCGGCTATGTCTTCCCCATGCGGCCCATCCCCGCGAGCCATCTGGACCGGCTGTTCGCGGCCCGCCTCGACGGACGGCTGGTCACGGACCCCGTCGCCGGGGACGAGGTCGCGCTGCGCGTGGTCGGCACCCCGCACGCCCGCAACGGCGTCCCGGACCCCCGTTACGACGGCGGGCGCGGCTATGTCCCGCGCGGGCGGGGCGGGCGCCCGGACCCGGACAGCCGCTGTCTGGGCAGCGCGAGCTGCATCCCGCACTGCCCCACCCACGCGAAGTACACCCCGCTCAGGACCCAGGGCCGGTGGAGCCCGTCCGTCACCCTCCGGGACCGGTGCGTGGTCAGCCGGGTCCTCGTCGACGGCACCGGCCGCGCCACCGGCGTGGAGTACCGCGCGTACGACGGATCGGCCACGGTCGTCCACGCCGATGCCGTCGTGCTCGCCGCGCACGCCGTGGAGAACGCCCGGCTGCTGCTCCTGTCCCGGCTCGCCGACCGCAGCGGCCAGGTCGGACGCAATCTGATGGACCATCCGGTCGTGCTGACCTGGGGCCTGCTGCCCGAGGCCACCGGCGCGTACCGGGGCCCGGGGTCGACCTCCGGCTTCGAGGGCTTCCGCACGGGCCCCGCACGCGGGCGGCGGGCACCGTTCCGGATCGAGATCGGCAACTGGGGATGGGCCTGGGCCCGGGGGCCCGCCGGGACGGACGTCGCCGAGATGCTGGGGCGGGGCCTGCTCGGGGACGAACTGCGCCGGGCCGTGACGGACCGGGTGCGCCGTCAGTTCGCCCTCCAGTTCGAGATCGAGCAGAGCGCCGACCCCGCCAACCGGGTCACCCTCCACCCCCGCGAGCGCGACCCGCTGGGACTGCCCCGGCCCCTGGTCACCTATGACCTCGACACCCATGTCAGGGACGGCATCGCCGCGGCCAAGGCGGTCTCCGACCAGATCTTCGCGCTGCTCGGCGCCGAGGACCGCACCGCGTACACCCCCGACGCCGCCTGGCCGGGCCGCTTCGAGCACCGGGGCCGCCGCTACGGCTACCGGGGGGCCGGTCACGCCGCGGGCACCCACATCATGGGCGACTCCCCGGCCACCTCCGTGGTCGACTCCTGGCAGCGCTGCTGGGACCACCCCGGCCTGTACGCCGTGGGCTGCGGCAGCATGCCCTCCGTCGCCACCGCCAACCCCACCCTGACCATGGCCGCGCTCGCGCTGCGCAGCGCCGACCGCGTCGAGGCCGACCTCGCCGACCGCGACCGGCCCGCGGCCCTCACCCCCGACACCCCGGGAGCCCCCGCATGA